Proteins encoded by one window of Dioscorea cayenensis subsp. rotundata cultivar TDr96_F1 chromosome 6, TDr96_F1_v2_PseudoChromosome.rev07_lg8_w22 25.fasta, whole genome shotgun sequence:
- the LOC120262873 gene encoding kinesin-like protein KIN-14F isoform X1 produces MASEGVISMMSVVEDVLKQQGKRLNDMDLAWRKAEEAAARRNEAAGWLRKMVGVVTAKDLPEEPSEEGFRLSLRSGMILCNALNKVVPGAIPKVVETPGDAIAVPDGAALSAYQYFENVRNFLVAVEDLGIPTFEASDLEQGGKSSRVVHCVLALKSYHAWKQMGGIGLWKYGGNLKPTGGKYFMRKNSEAFMNSLSRTQSVNDKSFELNSNGDFPLEASEMGLQPTAHSLSSLVRAVLSDKKPEEIPLLVESMLSRVMEEFDLRIANQNELVKTTMKVAEADADNENRDISSLKADEELPLSSNIKVDIEDSSGTHLKNEVVGTNMVDEETSRLALSKQHAIIDNQQQDIQELRHVLHATRTNMEYLKKQYTEEFSNLGKHLAVLSHAASDHHKVLEENRKLYNQVQDLKGNIRVYCRVRPFLPGQSSNMNTIGRIDDGSITIVTPLKYGKEGRKSFTFNKVFGPSASQEAVFADTQPLIRSVLDGYNVCIFAYGQTGSGKTHTMSGPKELNKQTIGVNYRALNDLFHLSEERKDTIRYEIAVQMIEIYNEQVRDLLATDGVNKRLEIRNSSLNGVNVPDANLVSVTSTSEVVDLMNLGQRNRVVSATALNDRSSRSHSCLTIHVQGRDMTSGNILRGCMHLVDLAGSERVDKSEVKGDRLKEAQHINKSLSALGDVIASLAQKNSHVPYRNSKLTQLLQDSLGGQAKTLMFVHISPEADATGETLSTLKFAERVASVELGVARVNKESGEIKELKEQIVSLRAALARKEGETEYFPSTMSSPDRYTLKTGATSPLIPNHRQPMEEVGNIEVQRNSSVLQKSSSFDLQQLLEATGSHPWSESTPNAEIGTRDWIDKFMFNKPGAVLENYDSLRDWEGDNGNLPDIFYQRYQSDMKVHPEQQYNRNITGRKENGEHDLQRNRFDTTTTDDSDDLDVTTSDSSEADALWQQFNLPKISSTPNMVGSKLRKPQARSMKSPDIRTQSHSHIPSPSRKLPNQPLNRNTRLPTFDSKRILSTGKTGK; encoded by the exons ATGGCATCGGAGGGAGTGATTTCGATGATGTCCGTGGTGGAGGACGTGCTCAAACAGCAAGGGAAGCGCCTCAATGATATGGATTTGGCGTGGAGGAAAGCAGAGGAAGCTG CTGCAAGAAGGAATGAGGCTGCAGGGTGGTTGAGAAAAATGGTCGGAGTTGTCACGGCAAAGGATTTACCAGAGGAGCCTTCGGAGGAAGGATTCCGACTCAGTCTCAGAAGTGGTATGATTTTGTGCAATGCGCTGAATAAGGTTGTACCAGGTGCCATTCCTAAG GTTGTGGAAACTCCTGGTGATGCTATTGCTGTTCCAGATGGTGCAGCTCTTTCTGCATATCAATACTTTGAGAATGTCAGGAATTTTCTTGTTGCAGTAGAAGACTTGGGCATTCCTACGTTTGAGGCCTCTGATTTAGAACAG GGAGGGAAAAGTTCTCGGGTGGTTCATTGTGTCCTGGCTTTAAAATCTTACCATGCATGGAAGCAAATGGGTGGAATTGGTTTGTGGAAATATGGTGGGAATTTGAAACCTACCGGGGGAAAATACTTCATGAGGAAGAACTCAGAAGCTTTCATGAATTCACTTTCTCGAACTCAATCTGTAAATGACAAGTCCTTTGAGCTGAATTCAAATGGAGACTTTCCATTAGAAGCTTCTGAAATG GGCTTACAGCCTACTGCACATTCCCTGAGTTCACTTGTTCGTGCAGTTCTATCAGATAAGAAGCCAGAGGAAATCCCACTG CTTGTAGAGTCCATGTTGAGTAGAGTCATGGAAGAATTTGATCTCCGCATTGCAAATCAAAATGAGCTG GTGAAAACTACAATGAAAGTTGCGGAGGCAGATGCAGATAACGAAAACAGAGATATTTCCTCTCTCAAGGCAGACGAGGAACTTCCATTGTCTTCTAAT ATAAAGGTTGACATTGAAGATAGCAGTGGCACgcatttaaaaaatgaggttgtTGGCACAAATATGGTAGATGAAGAAACATCAAGACTCGCTCTTTCAAAGCAACATGCAATTATAGACAATCAACAGCAAGATATTCAG GAACTAAGACATGTTCTCCATGCCACTAGAACTAATATGGAATACTTGAAAAAGCAATATACTGAGGAGTTCAGTAATCTAG GCAAGCATTTGGCTGTCCTTTCACATGCTGCTTCAGACCATCATAAAGTTCTTGAGGAGAACAGAAAGCTATACAATCAAGTGCAAGATCTAAAAG GAAATATTCGGGTCTACTGCCGAGTAAGACCATTTCTACCTGGTCAATCAAGTAATATGAACACTATTGGTCGGATTGATGACGGAAGTATCACAATTGTTACCCCTCTGAAATACGGAAAGGAAGGTCGCAAGTCTTTCACCTTCAACAAAGTGTTTGGCCCGTCTGCATCTCAAG AGGCGGTATTTGCGGATACACAACCTCTCATTCGCTCTGTTCTTGATGGCTACAATGTGTGTATATTTGCATATGGTCAAACTGGATCTGGAAAGACTCATACCATG AGTGGACCTAAAGAACTCAACAAACAAACTATTGGTGTCAATTATAGGGCATTGAACGATCTGTTTCATCTGTCAGAAGAGAGAAAGGACACGATTCGGTATGAAATTGCTGTTCAGATGATCGAGATTTATAATGAGCAAGTGAGAGATCTGCTGGCAACTGATGGTGTTAACAAAAG attagaAATTCGTAACAGTTCTCTGAATGGTGTTAATGTCCCTGATGCAAACCTGGTTTCTGTTACTTCAACATCAGAGGTCGTTGATTTGATGAATCTCGGGCAAAGAAACCGAGTTGTTAGTGCAACAGCTTTGAATGACCGGAGTAGTCGTTCACATAg TTGCTTGACCATTCATGTTCAAGGAAGAGACATGACATCTGGAAATATTCTTCGGGGATGCATGCATCTGGTTGATTTGGCAGGCAGTGAAAGAGTTGATAAATCTGAGGTCAAAGGTGATAGACTAAAGGAGGctcaacatataaataaatcactttCAGCTCTGGGGGATGTCATTGCTTCCCTGGCTCAAAAGAATTCTCATGTTCCATATAGAAATAGTAAACTGACACAATTACTTCAAGACTCTCTGG gaggacaagcaaagacacTGATGTTTGTTCACATAAGTCCTGAGGCAGATGCTACAGGAGAGACTCTTAGTACCCTTAAATTTGCCGAACGAGTTGCCTCTGTTGAACTAGGCGTCGCACGGGTAAACAAAGAAAGTGGAGAAATCAAGGAACTCAAAGAGCAG ATCGTTAGTCTTAGAGCGGCGTTGGCAAGGAAAGAAGGAGAAACTGAATACTTTCCTAGTACAATGTCAAGCCCTGATCGTTATACATTGAAGACCGGTGCAACATCACCTTTGATTCCAAATCATAGGCAGCCGATGGAGGAAGTTGGGAACATTGAG GTGCAGAGAAATTCCAGTGTTTTGCAAAAAAGCTCAAGTTTTGATCTGCAACAGTTATTGGAAGCAACAGGATCACATCCCTGGTCAGAAAGCACTCCTAATGCCGAAATCGGCACCAGAGACTGGATTGATAAGTTCATGTTCAATAAGCCTGGAGCTGTACTCGAAAATTATGATTCTCTTAGAGATTGGGAAGGGGATAATGGTAACTTGCCCGATATATTCTACCAAAGGTATCAATCAGATATGAAAGTCCACCCAGAGCAGCAATACAACAGAAATATTACTGGAAGAAAAGAGAACGGAGAACATGACTTACAAAGAAATCGGTTTGACACTACAACTACCGATGATTCTGATGATTTGGATGTCACTACAAGTGATTCTTCAGAAGCTGATGCACTATGGCAGCAATTCAATCTTCCAAAGATTAGTAGCACACCGAACATGGTCGGGTCAAAACTCAGAAAACCTCAAGCAAGATCAATGAAGAGCCCTGATATAAG GACTCAAAGCCATTCACACATTCCATCGCCATCAAGGAAATTGCCAAACCAACCACTAAACCGGAATACAAGACTGCCTACTTTTGACAGTAAACGGATTTTATCAACTGGTAAAACAGGCAAATAA
- the LOC120262873 gene encoding kinesin-like protein KIN-14F isoform X3, which translates to MASEGVISMMSVVEDVLKQQGKRLNDMDLAWRKAEEAAARRNEAAGWLRKMVGVVTAKDLPEEPSEEGFRLSLRSGMILCNALNKVVPGAIPKVVETPGDAIAVPDGAALSAYQYFENVRNFLVAVEDLGIPTFEASDLEQGGKSSRVVHCVLALKSYHAWKQMGGIGLWKYGGNLKPTGGKYFMRKNSEAFMNSLSRTQSVNDKSFELNSNGDFPLEASEMPTAHSLSSLVRAVLSDKKPEEIPLLVESMLSRVMEEFDLRIANQNELVKTTMKVAEADADNENRDISSLKADEELPLSSNIKVDIEDSSGTHLKNEVVGTNMVDEETSRLALSKQHAIIDNQQQDIQELRHVLHATRTNMEYLKKQYTEEFSNLGKHLAVLSHAASDHHKVLEENRKLYNQVQDLKGNIRVYCRVRPFLPGQSSNMNTIGRIDDGSITIVTPLKYGKEGRKSFTFNKVFGPSASQEAVFADTQPLIRSVLDGYNVCIFAYGQTGSGKTHTMSGPKELNKQTIGVNYRALNDLFHLSEERKDTIRYEIAVQMIEIYNEQVRDLLATDGVNKRLEIRNSSLNGVNVPDANLVSVTSTSEVVDLMNLGQRNRVVSATALNDRSSRSHSCLTIHVQGRDMTSGNILRGCMHLVDLAGSERVDKSEVKGDRLKEAQHINKSLSALGDVIASLAQKNSHVPYRNSKLTQLLQDSLGGQAKTLMFVHISPEADATGETLSTLKFAERVASVELGVARVNKESGEIKELKEQIVSLRAALARKEGETEYFPSTMSSPDRYTLKTGATSPLIPNHRQPMEEVGNIEVQRNSSVLQKSSSFDLQQLLEATGSHPWSESTPNAEIGTRDWIDKFMFNKPGAVLENYDSLRDWEGDNGNLPDIFYQRYQSDMKVHPEQQYNRNITGRKENGEHDLQRNRFDTTTTDDSDDLDVTTSDSSEADALWQQFNLPKISSTPNMVGSKLRKPQARSMKSPDIRTQSHSHIPSPSRKLPNQPLNRNTRLPTFDSKRILSTGKTGK; encoded by the exons ATGGCATCGGAGGGAGTGATTTCGATGATGTCCGTGGTGGAGGACGTGCTCAAACAGCAAGGGAAGCGCCTCAATGATATGGATTTGGCGTGGAGGAAAGCAGAGGAAGCTG CTGCAAGAAGGAATGAGGCTGCAGGGTGGTTGAGAAAAATGGTCGGAGTTGTCACGGCAAAGGATTTACCAGAGGAGCCTTCGGAGGAAGGATTCCGACTCAGTCTCAGAAGTGGTATGATTTTGTGCAATGCGCTGAATAAGGTTGTACCAGGTGCCATTCCTAAG GTTGTGGAAACTCCTGGTGATGCTATTGCTGTTCCAGATGGTGCAGCTCTTTCTGCATATCAATACTTTGAGAATGTCAGGAATTTTCTTGTTGCAGTAGAAGACTTGGGCATTCCTACGTTTGAGGCCTCTGATTTAGAACAG GGAGGGAAAAGTTCTCGGGTGGTTCATTGTGTCCTGGCTTTAAAATCTTACCATGCATGGAAGCAAATGGGTGGAATTGGTTTGTGGAAATATGGTGGGAATTTGAAACCTACCGGGGGAAAATACTTCATGAGGAAGAACTCAGAAGCTTTCATGAATTCACTTTCTCGAACTCAATCTGTAAATGACAAGTCCTTTGAGCTGAATTCAAATGGAGACTTTCCATTAGAAGCTTCTGAAATG CCTACTGCACATTCCCTGAGTTCACTTGTTCGTGCAGTTCTATCAGATAAGAAGCCAGAGGAAATCCCACTG CTTGTAGAGTCCATGTTGAGTAGAGTCATGGAAGAATTTGATCTCCGCATTGCAAATCAAAATGAGCTG GTGAAAACTACAATGAAAGTTGCGGAGGCAGATGCAGATAACGAAAACAGAGATATTTCCTCTCTCAAGGCAGACGAGGAACTTCCATTGTCTTCTAAT ATAAAGGTTGACATTGAAGATAGCAGTGGCACgcatttaaaaaatgaggttgtTGGCACAAATATGGTAGATGAAGAAACATCAAGACTCGCTCTTTCAAAGCAACATGCAATTATAGACAATCAACAGCAAGATATTCAG GAACTAAGACATGTTCTCCATGCCACTAGAACTAATATGGAATACTTGAAAAAGCAATATACTGAGGAGTTCAGTAATCTAG GCAAGCATTTGGCTGTCCTTTCACATGCTGCTTCAGACCATCATAAAGTTCTTGAGGAGAACAGAAAGCTATACAATCAAGTGCAAGATCTAAAAG GAAATATTCGGGTCTACTGCCGAGTAAGACCATTTCTACCTGGTCAATCAAGTAATATGAACACTATTGGTCGGATTGATGACGGAAGTATCACAATTGTTACCCCTCTGAAATACGGAAAGGAAGGTCGCAAGTCTTTCACCTTCAACAAAGTGTTTGGCCCGTCTGCATCTCAAG AGGCGGTATTTGCGGATACACAACCTCTCATTCGCTCTGTTCTTGATGGCTACAATGTGTGTATATTTGCATATGGTCAAACTGGATCTGGAAAGACTCATACCATG AGTGGACCTAAAGAACTCAACAAACAAACTATTGGTGTCAATTATAGGGCATTGAACGATCTGTTTCATCTGTCAGAAGAGAGAAAGGACACGATTCGGTATGAAATTGCTGTTCAGATGATCGAGATTTATAATGAGCAAGTGAGAGATCTGCTGGCAACTGATGGTGTTAACAAAAG attagaAATTCGTAACAGTTCTCTGAATGGTGTTAATGTCCCTGATGCAAACCTGGTTTCTGTTACTTCAACATCAGAGGTCGTTGATTTGATGAATCTCGGGCAAAGAAACCGAGTTGTTAGTGCAACAGCTTTGAATGACCGGAGTAGTCGTTCACATAg TTGCTTGACCATTCATGTTCAAGGAAGAGACATGACATCTGGAAATATTCTTCGGGGATGCATGCATCTGGTTGATTTGGCAGGCAGTGAAAGAGTTGATAAATCTGAGGTCAAAGGTGATAGACTAAAGGAGGctcaacatataaataaatcactttCAGCTCTGGGGGATGTCATTGCTTCCCTGGCTCAAAAGAATTCTCATGTTCCATATAGAAATAGTAAACTGACACAATTACTTCAAGACTCTCTGG gaggacaagcaaagacacTGATGTTTGTTCACATAAGTCCTGAGGCAGATGCTACAGGAGAGACTCTTAGTACCCTTAAATTTGCCGAACGAGTTGCCTCTGTTGAACTAGGCGTCGCACGGGTAAACAAAGAAAGTGGAGAAATCAAGGAACTCAAAGAGCAG ATCGTTAGTCTTAGAGCGGCGTTGGCAAGGAAAGAAGGAGAAACTGAATACTTTCCTAGTACAATGTCAAGCCCTGATCGTTATACATTGAAGACCGGTGCAACATCACCTTTGATTCCAAATCATAGGCAGCCGATGGAGGAAGTTGGGAACATTGAG GTGCAGAGAAATTCCAGTGTTTTGCAAAAAAGCTCAAGTTTTGATCTGCAACAGTTATTGGAAGCAACAGGATCACATCCCTGGTCAGAAAGCACTCCTAATGCCGAAATCGGCACCAGAGACTGGATTGATAAGTTCATGTTCAATAAGCCTGGAGCTGTACTCGAAAATTATGATTCTCTTAGAGATTGGGAAGGGGATAATGGTAACTTGCCCGATATATTCTACCAAAGGTATCAATCAGATATGAAAGTCCACCCAGAGCAGCAATACAACAGAAATATTACTGGAAGAAAAGAGAACGGAGAACATGACTTACAAAGAAATCGGTTTGACACTACAACTACCGATGATTCTGATGATTTGGATGTCACTACAAGTGATTCTTCAGAAGCTGATGCACTATGGCAGCAATTCAATCTTCCAAAGATTAGTAGCACACCGAACATGGTCGGGTCAAAACTCAGAAAACCTCAAGCAAGATCAATGAAGAGCCCTGATATAAG GACTCAAAGCCATTCACACATTCCATCGCCATCAAGGAAATTGCCAAACCAACCACTAAACCGGAATACAAGACTGCCTACTTTTGACAGTAAACGGATTTTATCAACTGGTAAAACAGGCAAATAA
- the LOC120262873 gene encoding kinesin-like protein KIN-14F isoform X2, whose amino-acid sequence MASEGVISMMSVVEDVLKQQGKRLNDMDLAWRKAEEAAARRNEAAGWLRKMVGVVTAKDLPEEPSEEGFRLSLRSGMILCNALNKVVPGAIPKVVETPGDAIAVPDGAALSAYQYFENVRNFLVAVEDLGIPTFEASDLEQGGKSSRVVHCVLALKSYHAWKQMGGIGLWKYGGNLKPTGGKYFMRKNSEAFMNSLSRTQSVNDKSFELNSNGDFPLEASEMGLQPTAHSLSSLVRAVLSDKKPEEIPLLVESMLSRVMEEFDLRIANQNELVKTTMKVAEADADNENRDISSLKADEELPLSSNVDIEDSSGTHLKNEVVGTNMVDEETSRLALSKQHAIIDNQQQDIQELRHVLHATRTNMEYLKKQYTEEFSNLGKHLAVLSHAASDHHKVLEENRKLYNQVQDLKGNIRVYCRVRPFLPGQSSNMNTIGRIDDGSITIVTPLKYGKEGRKSFTFNKVFGPSASQEAVFADTQPLIRSVLDGYNVCIFAYGQTGSGKTHTMSGPKELNKQTIGVNYRALNDLFHLSEERKDTIRYEIAVQMIEIYNEQVRDLLATDGVNKRLEIRNSSLNGVNVPDANLVSVTSTSEVVDLMNLGQRNRVVSATALNDRSSRSHSCLTIHVQGRDMTSGNILRGCMHLVDLAGSERVDKSEVKGDRLKEAQHINKSLSALGDVIASLAQKNSHVPYRNSKLTQLLQDSLGGQAKTLMFVHISPEADATGETLSTLKFAERVASVELGVARVNKESGEIKELKEQIVSLRAALARKEGETEYFPSTMSSPDRYTLKTGATSPLIPNHRQPMEEVGNIEVQRNSSVLQKSSSFDLQQLLEATGSHPWSESTPNAEIGTRDWIDKFMFNKPGAVLENYDSLRDWEGDNGNLPDIFYQRYQSDMKVHPEQQYNRNITGRKENGEHDLQRNRFDTTTTDDSDDLDVTTSDSSEADALWQQFNLPKISSTPNMVGSKLRKPQARSMKSPDIRTQSHSHIPSPSRKLPNQPLNRNTRLPTFDSKRILSTGKTGK is encoded by the exons ATGGCATCGGAGGGAGTGATTTCGATGATGTCCGTGGTGGAGGACGTGCTCAAACAGCAAGGGAAGCGCCTCAATGATATGGATTTGGCGTGGAGGAAAGCAGAGGAAGCTG CTGCAAGAAGGAATGAGGCTGCAGGGTGGTTGAGAAAAATGGTCGGAGTTGTCACGGCAAAGGATTTACCAGAGGAGCCTTCGGAGGAAGGATTCCGACTCAGTCTCAGAAGTGGTATGATTTTGTGCAATGCGCTGAATAAGGTTGTACCAGGTGCCATTCCTAAG GTTGTGGAAACTCCTGGTGATGCTATTGCTGTTCCAGATGGTGCAGCTCTTTCTGCATATCAATACTTTGAGAATGTCAGGAATTTTCTTGTTGCAGTAGAAGACTTGGGCATTCCTACGTTTGAGGCCTCTGATTTAGAACAG GGAGGGAAAAGTTCTCGGGTGGTTCATTGTGTCCTGGCTTTAAAATCTTACCATGCATGGAAGCAAATGGGTGGAATTGGTTTGTGGAAATATGGTGGGAATTTGAAACCTACCGGGGGAAAATACTTCATGAGGAAGAACTCAGAAGCTTTCATGAATTCACTTTCTCGAACTCAATCTGTAAATGACAAGTCCTTTGAGCTGAATTCAAATGGAGACTTTCCATTAGAAGCTTCTGAAATG GGCTTACAGCCTACTGCACATTCCCTGAGTTCACTTGTTCGTGCAGTTCTATCAGATAAGAAGCCAGAGGAAATCCCACTG CTTGTAGAGTCCATGTTGAGTAGAGTCATGGAAGAATTTGATCTCCGCATTGCAAATCAAAATGAGCTG GTGAAAACTACAATGAAAGTTGCGGAGGCAGATGCAGATAACGAAAACAGAGATATTTCCTCTCTCAAGGCAGACGAGGAACTTCCATTGTCTTCTAAT GTTGACATTGAAGATAGCAGTGGCACgcatttaaaaaatgaggttgtTGGCACAAATATGGTAGATGAAGAAACATCAAGACTCGCTCTTTCAAAGCAACATGCAATTATAGACAATCAACAGCAAGATATTCAG GAACTAAGACATGTTCTCCATGCCACTAGAACTAATATGGAATACTTGAAAAAGCAATATACTGAGGAGTTCAGTAATCTAG GCAAGCATTTGGCTGTCCTTTCACATGCTGCTTCAGACCATCATAAAGTTCTTGAGGAGAACAGAAAGCTATACAATCAAGTGCAAGATCTAAAAG GAAATATTCGGGTCTACTGCCGAGTAAGACCATTTCTACCTGGTCAATCAAGTAATATGAACACTATTGGTCGGATTGATGACGGAAGTATCACAATTGTTACCCCTCTGAAATACGGAAAGGAAGGTCGCAAGTCTTTCACCTTCAACAAAGTGTTTGGCCCGTCTGCATCTCAAG AGGCGGTATTTGCGGATACACAACCTCTCATTCGCTCTGTTCTTGATGGCTACAATGTGTGTATATTTGCATATGGTCAAACTGGATCTGGAAAGACTCATACCATG AGTGGACCTAAAGAACTCAACAAACAAACTATTGGTGTCAATTATAGGGCATTGAACGATCTGTTTCATCTGTCAGAAGAGAGAAAGGACACGATTCGGTATGAAATTGCTGTTCAGATGATCGAGATTTATAATGAGCAAGTGAGAGATCTGCTGGCAACTGATGGTGTTAACAAAAG attagaAATTCGTAACAGTTCTCTGAATGGTGTTAATGTCCCTGATGCAAACCTGGTTTCTGTTACTTCAACATCAGAGGTCGTTGATTTGATGAATCTCGGGCAAAGAAACCGAGTTGTTAGTGCAACAGCTTTGAATGACCGGAGTAGTCGTTCACATAg TTGCTTGACCATTCATGTTCAAGGAAGAGACATGACATCTGGAAATATTCTTCGGGGATGCATGCATCTGGTTGATTTGGCAGGCAGTGAAAGAGTTGATAAATCTGAGGTCAAAGGTGATAGACTAAAGGAGGctcaacatataaataaatcactttCAGCTCTGGGGGATGTCATTGCTTCCCTGGCTCAAAAGAATTCTCATGTTCCATATAGAAATAGTAAACTGACACAATTACTTCAAGACTCTCTGG gaggacaagcaaagacacTGATGTTTGTTCACATAAGTCCTGAGGCAGATGCTACAGGAGAGACTCTTAGTACCCTTAAATTTGCCGAACGAGTTGCCTCTGTTGAACTAGGCGTCGCACGGGTAAACAAAGAAAGTGGAGAAATCAAGGAACTCAAAGAGCAG ATCGTTAGTCTTAGAGCGGCGTTGGCAAGGAAAGAAGGAGAAACTGAATACTTTCCTAGTACAATGTCAAGCCCTGATCGTTATACATTGAAGACCGGTGCAACATCACCTTTGATTCCAAATCATAGGCAGCCGATGGAGGAAGTTGGGAACATTGAG GTGCAGAGAAATTCCAGTGTTTTGCAAAAAAGCTCAAGTTTTGATCTGCAACAGTTATTGGAAGCAACAGGATCACATCCCTGGTCAGAAAGCACTCCTAATGCCGAAATCGGCACCAGAGACTGGATTGATAAGTTCATGTTCAATAAGCCTGGAGCTGTACTCGAAAATTATGATTCTCTTAGAGATTGGGAAGGGGATAATGGTAACTTGCCCGATATATTCTACCAAAGGTATCAATCAGATATGAAAGTCCACCCAGAGCAGCAATACAACAGAAATATTACTGGAAGAAAAGAGAACGGAGAACATGACTTACAAAGAAATCGGTTTGACACTACAACTACCGATGATTCTGATGATTTGGATGTCACTACAAGTGATTCTTCAGAAGCTGATGCACTATGGCAGCAATTCAATCTTCCAAAGATTAGTAGCACACCGAACATGGTCGGGTCAAAACTCAGAAAACCTCAAGCAAGATCAATGAAGAGCCCTGATATAAG GACTCAAAGCCATTCACACATTCCATCGCCATCAAGGAAATTGCCAAACCAACCACTAAACCGGAATACAAGACTGCCTACTTTTGACAGTAAACGGATTTTATCAACTGGTAAAACAGGCAAATAA
- the LOC120262913 gene encoding protein DEHYDRATION-INDUCED 19 homolog 2-like isoform X1, whose product METNSWSQFLSKRHQSTLQSRFGFDELDGGDDESRTEFLCPFCNEEFDILGLCFHIDDDHPVEARNGICPVCADRVGVDLVGHITMQHASYFKMQRRRRLRKGSTGTHSIPSLMKSEYRQGNLHSFLGGSCSAPVSASAVPDPLLSSFIFTMPVADSSKDVLAESLDESSATYKSSDDNLVESVELSMSDQNQQEKAQRSEFVRELVLSTIFEDIMSASL is encoded by the exons ATGGAGACTAATTCGTGGAGCCAATTCTTGTCCAAGCGCCATCAATCCACGCTTCAATCTCGATTTG GTTTTGATGAATTGGACGGAGGCGATGATGAATCGAGGACGGAATTCCTGTGCCCGTTCTGCAACGAGGAGTTCGATATCCTCGGACTGTGTTTCCATATTGATGATGACCATCCAGTAGAGGCCAGGAACGGG ATCTGTCCTGTTTGTGCAGACAGGGTTGGTGTGGACTTGGTTGGGCACATAACAATGCAGCATGCGAGCTACTTTAAG ATGCAACGTCGGAGGAGACTCCGTAAAGGTTCAACAGGGACCCACTCTATACCTTCTCTGATGAAGTCAGAATACCGACAAGGAAATCTGCATTCCTTTCTTGGTGGCTCTTGCAGTGCACCTGTTTCTGCTAGTGCAGTACCAGATCCGTTGTtgtcatcatttatttttaccatgCCTGTAGCTGATTCATCGAAAGATGTACTGGCTGAGTCTTTGGATGAATCAAGTGCGACCTATAAAAGTTCAGATGACAATCTGGTTGAAAG TGTGGAACTGTCTATGTCTGATCAAAATCAGCAGGAGAAAGCTCAAAGGAGTGAATTTGTGCGGGAGCTTGTTCTGTCAACGATTTTTGAAGACATTATGAGCGCATCCCTCTAA
- the LOC120262913 gene encoding protein DEHYDRATION-INDUCED 19 homolog 2-like isoform X2 produces the protein METNSWSQFLSKRHQSTLQSRFDLYLGFDELDGGDDESRTEFLCPFCNEEFDILGLCFHIDDDHPVEARNGICPVCADRVGVDLVGHITMQHASYFKMQRRRRLRKGSTGTHSIPSLMKSEYRQGNLHSFLGGSCSAPVSASAVPDPLLSSFIFTMPVADSSKDVLAESLDESSATYKSSDDNLVERCGTVYV, from the exons ATGGAGACTAATTCGTGGAGCCAATTCTTGTCCAAGCGCCATCAATCCACGCTTCAATCTCGATTTG ATCTGTACTTAGGTTTTGATGAATTGGACGGAGGCGATGATGAATCGAGGACGGAATTCCTGTGCCCGTTCTGCAACGAGGAGTTCGATATCCTCGGACTGTGTTTCCATATTGATGATGACCATCCAGTAGAGGCCAGGAACGGG ATCTGTCCTGTTTGTGCAGACAGGGTTGGTGTGGACTTGGTTGGGCACATAACAATGCAGCATGCGAGCTACTTTAAG ATGCAACGTCGGAGGAGACTCCGTAAAGGTTCAACAGGGACCCACTCTATACCTTCTCTGATGAAGTCAGAATACCGACAAGGAAATCTGCATTCCTTTCTTGGTGGCTCTTGCAGTGCACCTGTTTCTGCTAGTGCAGTACCAGATCCGTTGTtgtcatcatttatttttaccatgCCTGTAGCTGATTCATCGAAAGATGTACTGGCTGAGTCTTTGGATGAATCAAGTGCGACCTATAAAAGTTCAGATGACAATCTGGTTGAAAGG TGTGGAACTGTCTATGTCTGA